In the Oryza glaberrima chromosome 6, OglaRS2, whole genome shotgun sequence genome, one interval contains:
- the LOC127775912 gene encoding uncharacterized protein LOC127775912 — translation MAILPPAAAAAAAEDVLSLYDACWFRRLVLLSPSSPAAVAADVAPASPPVASQREEEEEEEEEEREVKRSPPGTLRHRRTRSDEAATAALDGLEPLRIPNGHRARLETILSGKDGLAAALPQPQPMAERRRAAVRRPGGRRRRQRRGRSMSELEFEEVKGLQDLGFTFSEDDVDAELASIVPGLRRRRSDEDDAREAPAAAAASAEEEAASSRRIGSAPAGTSSSFSSAPRRPYLSEAWDDEEEEMRRMLRNWRIPPAGDGDGADLKEHLRLWAHTVASAVR, via the coding sequence ATGGCGATACTGCcgccggctgcggctgcggctgcggcggaggacgTCCTCTCACTGTACGACGCGTGCTGGTTCCGCCGCCTCGTGCTCCTCTCGCCCTCTTctcctgctgctgttgctgcggaCGTCGCGCCTGCCTCTCCGCCGGTGGCGTcgcagcgggaggaggaggaggaggaggaggaggaggagagggaggtgaaGAGATCTCCGCCGGGGACGCTGCGGCACCGGCGGACGCGGAgcgacgaggcggcgacggcggcgttggACGGCCTCGAGCCGCTCAGGATCCCGAACGGCCACCGGGCCAGGCTCGAGACGATCCTGTCCGGGAAGGACGGGCTGGCGGCCGCCttgccgcagccgcagccgatggcggagcggaggagggcggcggtgcggcggcccggggggaggcggcggcggcagcggcgcgggcggagcaTGTCGGAGCTGGAGTTCGAGGAGGTGAAGGGGCTGCAAGACCTCGGGTTCACCTTCTCCGAGGACGATgtcgacgccgagctcgcctcCATCGTGCctgggctccggcggcggcgctccgacgAGGACGACGCCAGAGAGGCcccggctgccgcggcggcgtccgccgAGGAGGAAGCAGCCAGCAGTCGCCGGATCGGCTCTGCTCCGGCCGGCACCTCATCGTCGTTCTCCtcggcgccgaggaggccgtACCTGTCGGAGGCGTgggacgatgaggaggaggagatgaggaggatGCTGCGCAACTGGAGGAtcccgccggccggcgacggcgacggcgccgacctCAAGGAGCACCTCCGCCTCTGGGCCCACACCGTTGCCTCTGCCGTCCGGTGA